CAACAGTGTTTGAGCGTGAGATGGACGATGAAAATAAGTAATACACAAGTATTTCTCTGGAAGTATGATTAAACCACAGGCATAATAAATAGAATCAAGATGAAATAATAAAAGAGAGGACAACCTTTCACTTTCAAACTCCCCGCTTATGGTATCATATTATCTGACAAGTTATACAGTTGACAGAAAGTGCTATTTGGGTTACCGGGAAGATATCGGCTTATATATTGACCAAGATTGAGAACGTGCTGTATGGCGAAGGTGAACAAGGTCTGATTGGGAATCACTACTTCTACTGTACTTTGAGTAAAACCAGAGAGGGAAGGTAGGCTGTGGGGGTCGTCATCTCACAAATGTGTCAAAACTCTGGAAAAGTGCGCTACAAGAGGACTTCAAAATAGGCCGTCACACACGTGGAAAAAGATACGCCTCCCCATCAGCCCCCCCAATCGCCACCCTCTAGACCGACCAACCTAGTCTACCGCCCCAGCAACCCAGCCAGACTCTCCCTTCCTGGGGATGTGTGAGCAACCCGCCGCCCAGGCTCCAGGGCTTCACGCGGGCCTCAGCATGGGGAGGAGGACATGCGGTCGTACTCGGGACACTTGAGGAGCGCTGGGTAGTTGGAGTGGAGGGAGTGGTTCATCTGGAGCGAGGCTTCGCTGGAGATGCTGGAGGGGCTGCGGCCGCGCTGATTCCAGGTGTCCGGGTGCAGGAACTGACCAGAGTAGTCGGAGCAGTTGCTGTGGCGCGGCCCGTATAAGCCCGGGTGGGGTCTGTACATCTCCTCGGCCGTGTAGCGCTTCATGAACAGGTAGACGGACATGACGCCGGCCGTCTGGAGATACAAGGGAGCAGGATAACATACCGGAAGTATCCTCTTCAACAAACGATGGCACAACTGCAGGGTTGTGCCTTTCTATGAATGCCTAATGAGGAACAGTTAATTGCCCAATCGCTGATCTGTATCAACAGACTTAATTTGGAATCATTTTTAAAAGATTTGACCTTCATCGACCcctagaccctattccctatgtcagcgtttcccaaactctctCCTGTTTTTCCCCCTTAGCACTATACAGGTGATTCAAATAAACGACTAATCATCGAGCTTTGaggatttgaatcagctgtgtagtgctaggggggaaaaaactaaacgtgcaccccttggggtccccaaaACCAAGTTTGGGAAAACGCTGCCCTATGTACTCTACATTGACAGCTGTAAGCAAAATGCATAGGCTCTAGGGGTAGGTTAGGCTATGGGGGTGGATTTGGGATTACAATGTAATGAAGAAGCAAGGAGGAAGTTACCTCAGTGAGCAGGAAGGAGATGGCAGCGAACGCGAAGGACCAGCCGTACTGGTAGCTGAAGTAGGCCTCGTTGGTCTTGGTCCTGTTCAACATCTCATCATTAATACTGGAGATGTACAACACCAGGCCCACCACCAGAGACAGACctagcagggagagaggagggatggagagagagagaaagaaagatggggggagagagagagagtgtttgagAGACAGAGCGATAAGCAGGATGTTGTAATGGTGATACATTTGCATACTTGTACAGATATGCAACATTCCCTTAGAAATAATAAATAGTATAGCTGTCACGATGTGATCACTGATACAGGACCCACATTTTCTGTTACTACGGAACAAGGGCTGCATTCTATGGTAATGCCAAAAATAACTGTGCATGCGATTCACTAATAGATGAAACAACAAAGACTGTGTCCTGGGGATTTTAAACTAAACCATATTGAGCCAGTTTCCCCGGACACAGATTGAACCCAGTCCTGGACTAACACACATTGTCCATGGCGATTCTCCACTGAAATAGTTTATTAGTCCAGGACTGGGTTCAATCTGCGTCTGGGGAAACTGGCCCTTAGACTCAATAAACAATGCGAAGGATCTCTTGTTCCAACAAAAATGCATTCACAGAAGTGAAATGAGGTCGTTTTACCTGAGAGGATGAAGAAGATTCCGGAGATGAAGGCCAGGATGGTGCGGTGGGGCCGGATGTGTCCGACGTTACTCAGGACAAAACCGAtgaataagaagaagagactcaCCAGGGGGAAGGGAGTGGCTGAACGGATCATCTCTGGAACAGGGGAAGGAGATAAAGAAAGGATGATACACTTTAGTACGTTTATATTTGGTGTTTCGTTTATTCAGTCAATAGtgtcaactcatcccaaatcaaaTCTATTGTGATGAGTCTTCTTGTGTTCTATGAAGCGTTTAAATTGAGTCAAATAAATGTGTCCTCTAACCACTGAGATAAAGCACAGCGTGATTTGATTGACTGAGTAAAATAACCCTAAAAGCAGTGTATGGCATATCGCAAACACTATATTTGTTTCCTGGTTAAATTGGGTTTGCAACTTTTTTTTCAACTTCCCACAGTTTGATTGCTTTTTTTCCCCTCTTGAGGTCTCTGACAAACAAGGAGCAATATAGCTACCACTGTTCCTGGTCTCATTCCATTTGCACACATCAAAAGGGGTGGTTCCACTGCCTGGGATGTCTCCACAGGCATCTCAACTTAAAAAGATGTTGCTGGCACCCCCACTGTGAGAATGGTTTCTCCCTGGATTCTTCTTTAACCATACCAGCATAACTATGCTATGAAGCAGGAGCGGACCATAGGAGGTCAAAATGCATAGCCTGGGTAAAGAGGTAGGTCTATGCCTCAGCCTGAGTGCCGTATATTCTTTCCAGCGACTGAATGGGTTAAATTACTGGATAGTGCAGGAGATCCCATTGGATCAATCAAATCTTTAACTATTGGGAAAACAATATTGGGATATTGCATCTACAGATACAATTGTATGAGATTTGGGCCAATCGGCACAATATTTCTGAAGTATGTGTCTAATACAATTGAGTCCGGTAGTATATTGGTCTGGTCTGTGGGTTTTGCAAATTATTTAAATTGTGAGAGCGACACAGGTCTTGTTACTGCTTTCTGAGTTTTGTAAATATTAATTTGCCCATCTTCCTCACTTTAGGCCTTATGggaatctctctcgctctgtatttTAGATGTACTCAAACTGCATTTTAGAGAGCTGGCCCAGGGCCTCTCTCCTCTGACAGTGTGTCTCCATGGTCCTAGTGCCTGTCTGAGCATTACCCatcctgtgtgtatccatctgCGTTTGGCCTGAGGGGCATCTCTCGCAAAATAAATTGCGCCCTTGCATTTTTCATATCTCTCCCTGTATTCCTTGTTAGAGTGAAATGAGCCATGCCTCAGGGGCAAGTCAGGAATAGCACAAACATACATATGGGGGGAGATGTGTGGATTCTGTGGATATGTGTCAGTTAGGACCACTGTAGCTCTACTGTACCTTATGTTCATTCAGTCCATCCCAAGCCTGTGTCGTATGGATTTATATTTTCTCTTACACAGAGCATACGGCAGGGGTCGGCAACAGGCGGTCAAAATCGGCCCTCGTTTAATTTATTTTGCCCCCCCCCAAAGTTTTTAGTAACAGAAACTGACGTTTTTTGAAAATTACACAAAAAAAGAGTTTAAGAGTTTAAATGActaaatctgttcccaagtatttccACAAAAAAGGCAAACAGACATATGTGATCCTGTCTCAATGTAATGAAGGTATGAAgttactgttattttcaaatacaatctgtTTTTGGCctttagttgtggtcaatttgcattTTTACAATTGATTATAATCAACCATCCGCTCAGACAACAATcgtcccgcggctgaatctagttaccTACCCCTGGCATACGCCATGCTTCAAAGCATACATCATGAGTACCTTCGGTCTCTGGGGGAATGACATATGTATGAGACATACAGCATGTGTATCACATCATTGTCCACAGAATTGACTATTATTCATTATGATAATTGTGAGTAATGTAGGCAAAGGAAGGATATTCCATTGAAACTCATGCCTTTTGTTTGACATGATCAGAATGGAACCTGGGGGACTGACGATGAAGCATGTGCTTCCTCTCTTCAGGCATACCCCTCATCTATTACTCAACTCATGTCAAAGTTATTTTTTGACTTTAAGAACAGAAATATATCTTGAGCCCTAAAGTGACAGCAGTCTGTCCGGTGGCCTCGGAGTTAGACCAAGAGcttttcctgaccatgtgatcTGATCTGGAACAACTCTGGTTATGGGATAGTTAATGACTTGCCCGGTCATACATTCAGGAAAAACTTGTCTCTACATTTATGCCCTCCCACAACAGAACGGGTGTGTTTCTGCTAGGGACCAGAGCCCGTATTCCTAAAGCATCTCAgggaaggagtgctgatctaggatcagatcagCCTGTCCATGTTATCTTATACATTGTGATCTAAAAAGatcaaactgatcctaaatcagcactcctactctaagacACTTGATATGTCCCCAGAACAGAGCAAAATGAGACAGATGAGCGTATGACAAGTCTTCTTCACTTACTCAGCACACTAACTGTAGACTCAGAAGTCAGCTGCACGTTGGTGGG
This genomic window from Oncorhynchus kisutch isolate 150728-3 linkage group LG20, Okis_V2, whole genome shotgun sequence contains:
- the LOC109865184 gene encoding voltage-dependent calcium channel gamma-5 subunit-like, whose amino-acid sequence is MTLCGRKVLTVLSSVFAVCALGLLGVAVSTDYWLYLEEGVILPLNQSTELRMSLHSGLWRVCFTAGDEKGRCFTVQYVMPTNVQLTSESTVSVLKMIRSATPFPLVSLFFLFIGFVLSNVGHIRPHRTILAFISGIFFILSGLSLVVGLVLYISSINDEMLNRTKTNEAYFSYQYGWSFAFAAISFLLTETAGVMSVYLFMKRYTAEEMYRPHPGLYGPRHSNCSDYSGQFLHPDTWNQRGRSPSSISSEASLQMNHSLHSNYPALLKCPEYDRMSSSPC